The sequence GCTGTTGGGTCTTTTAGCTTTTCAACACAGTTATGAGCCTGTGCTATTACCTCATTATCTTTTACCACTACGCAACCTACTGGAACCTCTCCTAAGTGGTAAGCTTTTCTGGCTTGCTCAAGGCAGAGCTCAATAAAGTATTCTTGAGACATGTTATTAAATGTACCTTAGATCATGGTAAAGGAGAAGCCTTGAGCTATAACTTCATAGACAAGGAGGTAGGTAATATGAAGAGAGTATACACTAAGGAAGAGCTTGTAAGAAAAAATATTTACATGCAGGGCTCTAAAGAGATCCCTGATAGCATAGAGGTGGGCGAGGAATTAATAGTGGTGAAAAAAGGACAGCACAGCCTTGAGATTCCTGTAAATTCCATGCGCGGAAAAGCTATTTTAGACAGACTTTCCTATAAGGGAGAGCTAACACAGGAGATATACTTATAACTTATGAACAAACCCAGGTTATTGCTATCAGAAACACACGCTGTTAAGAAACTGTTAAGGGACCTCAGGCTCAATACCGTGTGTGAAGAGTCCCGTTGTCCAAATATTTCTGAATGTTTTGGCTCAGGGACAGCTACCTTTATGATACTTGGAGATATATGTACGCGTGGATGCACCTTTTGCAATGTGTCCAAGGGCAAACCTAAAGGTATTGACGAGCAAGAACCCTACAGACTTCTTGATGCTGTAAAGAAGCTGGGACTCAAATATGTAGTCATCACTTCTGTAACCAGAGATGACCTTCCTGATGGAGGTGCAGAGCATTTTGCCAAGTGTGTAAGCATACTAAAAAAAGGCATAAAAGATATAAAGGTAGAGGTATTAGTACCTGACTTTAAAGGTTCTGAGGAGGCGCTAAGAAAGGTTCTTTCTTCTGGACCTGATGTATTAAACCACAATGTGGAAACAGTGCCAAGACTCTACAGAGCTGTTAGGAAAGGAGCAAGCTACAAAAGGAGTCTTTACATATTAAAGAAGAGCAAGGAGCTTTTCCCTCACATAAGGACTAAGTCTGCCATCGTCTTAGGTTTTGGCGAGACAAAAGAAGAGGTGGTTTCCGTGATGCAGGATCTCAGAAATGTAGAGTGTGATTTTCTTACCATAGGACAGTATTATCAACCATCTTTTAAACATCATCCAACGGTTAAATATTACACATACGAGGAGTTTGAGGAGCTAAGGCGGATAGCTCTGTCCATGGGATTTAAGTATGTAGCCAGTGGTCCAAATGTGAGAAGCTCTTACAAAGCCTTTGAATCTGTAAGTATCTGATCATCCTCTCCAAGATACTCACCAACACGCACCTCTATAAGTTCAGCGGGAATAAACCCTGTATTTTTTATGGAATAAGCCTGAGCTTTA comes from Hydrogenobacter hydrogenophilus and encodes:
- a CDS encoding pantothenate kinase; the encoded protein is MKRVYTKEELVRKNIYMQGSKEIPDSIEVGEELIVVKKGQHSLEIPVNSMRGKAILDRLSYKGELTQEIYL
- the lipA gene encoding lipoyl synthase, with amino-acid sequence MNKPRLLLSETHAVKKLLRDLRLNTVCEESRCPNISECFGSGTATFMILGDICTRGCTFCNVSKGKPKGIDEQEPYRLLDAVKKLGLKYVVITSVTRDDLPDGGAEHFAKCVSILKKGIKDIKVEVLVPDFKGSEEALRKVLSSGPDVLNHNVETVPRLYRAVRKGASYKRSLYILKKSKELFPHIRTKSAIVLGFGETKEEVVSVMQDLRNVECDFLTIGQYYQPSFKHHPTVKYYTYEEFEELRRIALSMGFKYVASGPNVRSSYKAFESVSI